The sequence below is a genomic window from Sorangiineae bacterium MSr12523.
CGCCCGCCCGGGTTGGCACTGGGTGCTCGATCGCATGCTGCCGCACGTGAAGGTGATTCCGGTGTCGCTGCGGCGCGACTTCCGAAACATCACGAACATTCGCGTGAACGATGCCCGCGGCACCACCGTGCTGGTGGACATCTTCCTCGAATTTCGCGTCGTCGATCCGGTGAAGGCGACCTTCGACGTGGCCGATTGGGATCGGTCGCTCGACAACGCGGTGTCGCACGCCGTGATCTCCATTTTCGGCAACCGCGCATTCAACGAGATTTTGTGCGACCGCACCGAGCTCAACGAGCGGCTGCGGCGCGAGCTGGAGGCCGAAACGCAGCGGTGGGGGATCGGCATCGAGCTGGCCCTCGTCCGCAACGTCAGCCTCCTCCCGGAGGTGTCGCAGCAGGTCGTTCACAGGATTGCGGCGCGCCTCGAGCGGGCCAAGGCCTTCGTGGAAGAGGAGGTCCAACAGCGCGTGGCACTGTGTGAAGCGCAGACCAGCGCGCGGGTGGCCGAGCTCCTGGCCGACGCCAAGGCGCAGTACCCGGCGGCGGTGGGGCGGGCCTATGCCGATCTGAAGAAGAATCCCGAGCTTTTCGCCGCCTACGAGGCGCTCTACGAGCTGTCGCTGGTGAACCCATCGCGTCTGACGGCGTTCAAGGGGTTTGCCGAGTCGGAGATCCGGGCCGCCGATGCGGCCGTGCTTGCGAGCCCCGTCGAGGGAGGCTGCCCCTCATCCGGCGCCATTCCGATTCTCGGCGGGGGCGGGACCGCGCTCCAGGCGCACGCAGACCGTGCCAGCGGATTCGACGGGGACGGCGAATAAGCCGGCGGGCTCGGGTGGCCTGCGCTGTGGTACAGGAATAGCCATGTCCGCAGATCCGTCACCCCCGCCCGCCAAACCGACCGACTTCATTCGTGAGAAGGTGGCGGCCGACCAGCAGGTGAACAAATACGGCGGCCGCGTGGCCACCCGCTTTCCGCCGGAGCCGAACGGCTACCTGCACATCGGGCACGCCAAGTCGATCTGCTTGAACTTCGGGATCGCGCAGGACTTCAACGGCGTGTGCCACCTGCGCATGGATGACACGAACCCCACGACGGAAGATCCGGAGTACGTGGCGGCCATTCAGCGCGACGTGCGCTGGCTCGGGTTCGACTGGGGCGAGAACATGTTCTACGCCTCGGACTATTACGAGAAGCTCTACGAGCTGGCCGAGAAGCTCATCACGCTCGGGCGCGCCTACGTGTGCGATCTGTCCGAGGATCAGATGGCCGAGTACCGCGGCACCGTGGGGCAGCCGGGCAAGGAGAGCCCGTACCGCAACCGCACCGTCGAGGAGAACCTCGATCGGTTCCGGCGCATGCGCAAAGGCGAGTTTCCCGAGGGTTCGTGCACCCTGCGCGGCAAGATCGACATGACGTCGCCCAACATGAAGATGCGCGACCCGCCGCTCTACCGCATCAAGCACGCGCACCATTACCGCACGGGCGACGCATGGTGCATCTACCCGCTCTACGACTTCGCGCACTGTCTGTCCGACTCGATCGAGCGCATCACGCACTCGATTTGCACGCTGGAATTCGAGAGCGCGCGCGAGCTGTACGACTGGGTCGTTCAGGCCACCGAGGTGCCCTGGGTGCCGAAGCAGACAGAGTTTGCGCGGCTCAATTTGAATTACACGGTGATGAGCAAGCGCAAGCTGCTGCAGCTCGTGAACGAGGGGCACGTGCACGGGTGGGACGATCCGCGCATGCCGACGCTCGCGGGCATGCGCCGCCGCGGCTACACGCCCGAGGCGATTCGCGACTTCTGCCAGCGCGTGGGCGTCGCCCGCAATTTGAGCACGGTCGACGTGGCCCTGCTCGAGCACACGGTGCGCGAGGATTTGAACACGCGCTCGCCGCGCGTGCTGGCGGTGCTGCGGCCGCTGAAGGTGACCATCGAGAACTGGCCCGCGGGCGAGGTGGAGGAGCTCGACGGTCCGTACTGGCCGCACGATGTGCCCAAGGAAGGGTCGCGCAAGATCCCCTTCTCGGGGCAGCTGTACATCGACCGCGATGACTTCATGGAGAACCCGCCGAAGGACTTTTACCGGCTGGCGCCAGGTCGTTCGGTGCGGTTGCGGCATGGCTACATCGTGACGTGCACGCAGGTGCTCAAGGATGCGGCGGGCGAGGTGACGGAGCTCGTGTGCACCTACGATCCGGCGACCCGGGGCGGGATGGCGCCGAAGGGCAAGAAGATCGACGGCACGATCCAGTGGGTCAGCGCGGCGCACGCGGTGGATGCCGAGGTGCGGCTGTACGATCGGCTGTTCGCGGTGGAGGTTCCCGGTGCGTCGGGGGCGGACTTCAAGACGGACTTGAACCCGCAGTCGCTCACGACGGTGACGGCCAAGGTGGAGCCCAGCTTGGCGACGGCGGCGGTGGGCGATCGTTTCCAGTTCGAGCGATTGGGGTTCTTTTACGTGGACCTCGATTCGAAGGCGGGCGCGTTGGTGTTCAATCGAACCGTGTCGCTCAAGGACTCGTGGGCCAAGGCGGCGAAGCCTGCGGCGGCGCCTGCACCCAAGCCGGCGCGGAAGCCGGCTGCGGCGGCGGCACCTGCGCAACAGGCACCCCAGGCAGCCGTGACCATCGATGCCGTGCCCGAGCTGAAACCGATCTACGAAGCGGCGGTGAAGGCCGGCGCCAAAGAGAAGGCGGCGTTGTCGCTGCTGACCAACGACGTGCTCGGGGAGATTCGGGCGCGCGGGCTCGAGGTGCCGCCGTTCGACGGTGCGGCGGTGGCGGAGTTGCTCGCGCTCATCGACGATGGGACGCTCTCGACGAAGCTCGCGAAGGACGTGCTCGGCGCCATGTTCGAGGGCGAAGGAACGCCGCGCGCCATCGTCGAAAAGCGGGGCCTGCGGCAGATCGGTGACCGCGGACAGGTCGAGTCGGCGGTGGACATGGTGCTGGCGGCGAATGCCGATGCGGTGGCGCGTTACCGCGCGGGCAACGCCAACGTGCTCGGCGCGCTCGTGGGGTTGACCATCAAGGCCACCGGCGGCCGGGCCAATCCGAAGCTCGTCACGGACATCCTGAAGAGCAAACTCGCAGGAGGCGCCTCATGATCCAGGGATGGCTCGCGCCCCACGGCGAGCGCGCATTCACCGCGATGCGCGTCGTGTTGGGGCTCATGTTTTCCATTCACGGAATGCAAAAGCTTTTTGGCATTCTCGGGGCGCAAGCCGTGCCCGTGGCTTCGCAAATGGGCGTGGGCGGCGTAATCGAATTCACGAGCGGGCTGCTCATTGCCTTTGGCCTCTTCACCTCGTGGGCCGCCTTCATTGCCAGCGGGCAGATGGCCGTGGCCTATTTGCAATTCCATTGGAAATTCCAATTCGGCGCCGCCTTTTTCCCGGTGGTGAACAAAGGCGAATTGGCCGTCGTGTACTGCTTTGCATTCCTCTATTTGGCATGCCGCGGTCCCGGCCCCTTCAGCCTCGACGCTTACCGTTCGAGCCGATAGCGCACGCGGTAAATGTCTCCGCGGCCGAGCACGTGGGGTGGTCTGTACGAATTGAAGTACAACACCCCCGGCTCGCGCGGATTCACGGCCGCCCCGAAGTCCCATGTTTCCGTCGAATTGATGGTATTGCCCAGCCACGTGGGCTCGGGGTAGCGCCCGCGGACAGGCGAGCTCACGTGCAGATCCACTTGGTCCGCGCCGCGTCGCTCGGAGGCGAACACCAAGGTGCGGCCGTCATAGAGAAACGCCGCATCGAAGTCATCGAGCTCCGAATTGATGGCCGGGCCCAGGTTCTCGGCCACGGCCCACGCCTGTGAGGACGTGTCGCTCCGGACCGAGACGAACAAATCGTGCTTTCCCTTTCCGCCCCGGCCATCGGAGGCGAACACCAGACGCTCGCCATCGGGTGAAAGGACCGGGCCCCACTCGTCGCCCGTCGAGTTGACGTTGGGGCCGAGGTTCACGGCCTCGCCGTAGGCGCCCTCGCGAACGGGCACGAAGTACACATCGTCTCCGCCCAAGCCGCCGGGCCGGTTCGAAAAGAAGTAAACGCCGGAGCCATCCGGCGCGAACGACGGATCGAAGTCGTTTTGCGGTGCATTGAACGAGACCAGGTGCGGCGGCGACCAGCCGCCCGGCGTGCGCACGATTTCCCAAATGTCCCAGGCGCCGGGGCCGCCGGTGCGGTCCGTGCTACCCCAGAGCATACGTTGGCCGTCGGGGCTGAAGGTCAGTTTCACCTCGGAATTCTCCGTGGTGACCACGTTGGGGAAGGCCAGCTCCGGCTCGCCGTCGAGAACGACCCGCTTCGGCTCCTCGCCGCACGCGAGCAGGCACGCACAAAACGCCGTGAGAATCCGCATCATGAAGGGCTCCTTCCCACCCATACGGAAGACACGCGAATGTTGTGGTTCGCGGCGCCTCTTTTTTATGGAGCGCGCTCTAGACTAAGGGCGCCTGCAGCCCAGCGTGCGGCTTCGTTGGGCGGCTTCGCGGGCGGAGAGCGAGGGCGGCTTGGCCGCGCCCCATCGATCGAGCACCACGCGGTAGGCGGCGCATGCCCCGGGCACATCGCCCGTCCGCTCTTTGGCGAGGCCCAGCCACAGATGCGCGCGCACGTTTGCAAAGGGTTGATCGAGGCCTTGGCAGCTTTTGGCGGCGGTTTGCAAGGACTCGAGGGCGCGCGCATTCTCGCCGGCCTCCAGGTAAAGATGGCCTTCGTAGGCATCGAGAAGGCCCACGTGCGTGGCGGCCACGCCGAAGGGCTCGAACAGCGATGGATCGCCCGGCGGCGCGAGCTTCGATGCTGCGTTGGCGTCGATGCCTTTGCCGGCCGCGCTTCCCCAGGCGATGGCCCATCGTTCGAACGCGTTCATGCGCGCGGTGCTCTCCCACGTGCGAATGCCCTCCGCCCAGAGGGCAGGGGTGAGCTGCCCCTGTTCGAGTTGCGCGGCCAGCATCACGGGCTCGTAGTAGTACGCCCCCGACTCGT
It includes:
- a CDS encoding SPFH domain-containing protein, with the translated sequence MNDTWMLAVGAAMGFGLLPALGALLRALRVEVENEEVALVTRFGKLAGVLARPGWHWVLDRMLPHVKVIPVSLRRDFRNITNIRVNDARGTTVLVDIFLEFRVVDPVKATFDVADWDRSLDNAVSHAVISIFGNRAFNEILCDRTELNERLRRELEAETQRWGIGIELALVRNVSLLPEVSQQVVHRIAARLERAKAFVEEEVQQRVALCEAQTSARVAELLADAKAQYPAAVGRAYADLKKNPELFAAYEALYELSLVNPSRLTAFKGFAESEIRAADAAVLASPVEGGCPSSGAIPILGGGGTALQAHADRASGFDGDGE
- a CDS encoding glutamine--tRNA ligase/YqeY domain fusion protein, producing the protein MSADPSPPPAKPTDFIREKVAADQQVNKYGGRVATRFPPEPNGYLHIGHAKSICLNFGIAQDFNGVCHLRMDDTNPTTEDPEYVAAIQRDVRWLGFDWGENMFYASDYYEKLYELAEKLITLGRAYVCDLSEDQMAEYRGTVGQPGKESPYRNRTVEENLDRFRRMRKGEFPEGSCTLRGKIDMTSPNMKMRDPPLYRIKHAHHYRTGDAWCIYPLYDFAHCLSDSIERITHSICTLEFESARELYDWVVQATEVPWVPKQTEFARLNLNYTVMSKRKLLQLVNEGHVHGWDDPRMPTLAGMRRRGYTPEAIRDFCQRVGVARNLSTVDVALLEHTVREDLNTRSPRVLAVLRPLKVTIENWPAGEVEELDGPYWPHDVPKEGSRKIPFSGQLYIDRDDFMENPPKDFYRLAPGRSVRLRHGYIVTCTQVLKDAAGEVTELVCTYDPATRGGMAPKGKKIDGTIQWVSAAHAVDAEVRLYDRLFAVEVPGASGADFKTDLNPQSLTTVTAKVEPSLATAAVGDRFQFERLGFFYVDLDSKAGALVFNRTVSLKDSWAKAAKPAAAPAPKPARKPAAAAAPAQQAPQAAVTIDAVPELKPIYEAAVKAGAKEKAALSLLTNDVLGEIRARGLEVPPFDGAAVAELLALIDDGTLSTKLAKDVLGAMFEGEGTPRAIVEKRGLRQIGDRGQVESAVDMVLAANADAVARYRAGNANVLGALVGLTIKATGGRANPKLVTDILKSKLAGGAS
- a CDS encoding DoxX family protein; the encoded protein is MIQGWLAPHGERAFTAMRVVLGLMFSIHGMQKLFGILGAQAVPVASQMGVGGVIEFTSGLLIAFGLFTSWAAFIASGQMAVAYLQFHWKFQFGAAFFPVVNKGELAVVYCFAFLYLACRGPGPFSLDAYRSSR